From a single Bacillus pseudomycoides DSM 12442 genomic region:
- a CDS encoding GAP family protein, which translates to MSTELLLLIGGLALLDTLSPATLGVTVYLLLTDKERLTKRLLVYLLTIAGFYFAVGVSLMLGLDFLLEIISGVFQNRIVSWTFFIIGVILFIASFYVPTKKSSDLPAPKSKSILSMVALGFTTSLIEVGTAFPYFAAIGIMTTSNLSWVEWSSILAGYNFIMVLPSLVLFLFYLLFGRWMQTSLEKLRVKIANNTGSTLSWIMCIVGLILIFNSLDYL; encoded by the coding sequence ATGAGTACAGAACTACTTCTCCTAATAGGGGGATTGGCCCTATTGGACACGCTAAGCCCTGCCACATTAGGGGTAACAGTATATTTGCTTTTAACAGATAAAGAGAGACTTACCAAACGTTTATTGGTTTATTTATTGACGATAGCAGGATTTTATTTTGCTGTTGGAGTTTCACTCATGTTAGGATTAGATTTCTTGCTTGAGATTATTTCTGGCGTATTTCAAAATCGAATCGTAAGCTGGACGTTCTTTATTATTGGGGTGATATTGTTCATAGCAAGTTTTTATGTTCCAACAAAGAAAAGTTCAGACCTACCTGCACCAAAATCAAAAAGCATTCTTTCAATGGTTGCTCTGGGATTCACTACTTCATTAATTGAAGTAGGTACTGCATTTCCTTATTTTGCAGCAATTGGCATAATGACTACTTCTAATCTATCGTGGGTGGAATGGTCTTCTATTTTAGCTGGATACAACTTTATCATGGTGTTGCCTTCCCTCGTGCTGTTTCTTTTCTATCTCCTGTTTGGGCGGTGGATGCAAACATCTCTCGAGAAGCTTCGAGTGAAAATCGCTAATAATACAGGATCGACTCTTTCGTGGATTATGTGTATAGTTGGACTCATCCTGATTTTTAATAGCCTGGATTATTTGTAG